In a single window of the Anaerotruncus rubiinfantis genome:
- a CDS encoding metallophosphoesterase, producing the protein MQWMILLAAGAFLWWQDNVIAITKIPVQSPKVPDGFDQFRIAQISDLHNKRFGKGQKRLLQKLSEADPGLIVVTGDLIDKRRTAARRMSPAFEFLAGARKIAPVVYVCGNHEQRRPALYELLKRRMEELGIQNLDDCGTSFSHADDAISLIGLMDRTSLRKAILETVPPVLSNLCCRYDGFRVLLAHRPDLFSLYAAEKVDLIFSGHAHGGQIRLPGIGGILAPHQGFFPPLTSGLHQKADSQIVVSRGLGNSLFPLRIFNRPELVIVTLEKTDKNKKNSR; encoded by the coding sequence ATGCAATGGATGATCCTTCTGGCCGCCGGGGCCTTCCTCTGGTGGCAGGACAACGTCATCGCCATCACCAAAATTCCGGTCCAGAGTCCTAAAGTTCCAGACGGATTTGATCAGTTCCGGATCGCGCAGATTTCCGACCTGCACAACAAACGCTTTGGTAAAGGACAAAAACGCCTGCTCCAAAAGCTTAGCGAGGCCGATCCCGGCCTCATCGTCGTCACCGGCGACCTCATCGACAAGCGCCGCACCGCTGCCCGCAGGATGTCCCCTGCCTTTGAATTTCTGGCCGGCGCCCGCAAAATCGCGCCGGTTGTATATGTCTGTGGGAACCACGAACAGCGCAGGCCCGCGCTCTACGAATTGCTGAAGCGCAGGATGGAGGAGCTCGGCATCCAAAATCTTGACGACTGCGGGACAAGCTTTTCCCATGCGGACGACGCCATTTCGCTCATCGGCCTGATGGACCGGACTTCACTGCGCAAAGCCATCCTTGAAACCGTTCCGCCGGTCCTTTCCAATCTATGTTGCCGATATGACGGCTTTCGGGTCCTGCTTGCCCACCGCCCTGACCTTTTCAGTCTCTATGCGGCCGAAAAGGTGGATCTTATCTTCTCTGGGCATGCGCACGGCGGGCAGATCCGCCTGCCGGGAATCGGTGGGATTCTCGCGCCACACCAGGGATTTTTCCCGCCGCTCACCAGCGGCCTGCACCAAAAAGCCGACTCCCAGATTGTGGTGAGCCGTGGTCTGGGCAACAGCCTTTTTCCGCTGCGAATTTTCAACCGGCCGGAGCTGGTAATTGTGACGCTGGAAAAAACGGACAAAAATAAAAAGAACAGCCGCTGA
- a CDS encoding phenylacetate--CoA ligase family protein: MANYYQPEIECASREQIKAWQDERLVETVKHVYNNVPYYRKKMQEKGLTPDDVKSTADLHKLPFLTKADLRDAYPYGLLAVPLEEAVRIQSTSGTTGKRVVAFYTQDDIELWEDCCARAIVAAGGTNKDVCQVCYGYGLFTGGPGLNGGSHKVGCLTLPMSSGNTDRQIQFIQDLHSTILCCTPSYAAYIAETFQDKGIPPEEISLKAGIFGAEAWTEEMRRDIEQKLGIKAYDIYGLTELSGPGVSFECSEQTGMHINEDHFIAEIIDPVTGEVLPDGEKGELVFTSITKKAFPMIRYRTRDICVLNHKECSCGRTHVKMSKPMGRSDDMLIIRGVNVFPSQIETVLLNHGYPANYQILVDRVRNSDTLDVNVEMTQEMFNDTVKGIASRERELVESLKSMLGIHANVHLVSPKTIERSEGKAKRVIDKRHLV; the protein is encoded by the coding sequence GTGGCAAACTATTACCAGCCCGAGATCGAATGCGCTTCCCGGGAACAGATCAAAGCCTGGCAGGATGAAAGACTGGTGGAAACGGTCAAACACGTTTACAATAATGTGCCGTACTACCGCAAGAAGATGCAGGAAAAAGGCTTAACGCCGGACGACGTGAAATCCACGGCGGACCTGCATAAGCTGCCGTTCCTCACAAAAGCCGATTTGCGCGATGCGTATCCATATGGGCTGCTGGCGGTTCCGCTCGAAGAGGCGGTGCGCATCCAATCCACCAGCGGCACCACCGGAAAACGCGTGGTCGCATTCTATACGCAGGACGACATCGAACTTTGGGAGGACTGCTGCGCGCGCGCGATCGTTGCGGCCGGCGGCACCAACAAGGACGTCTGTCAGGTCTGCTATGGATATGGACTTTTCACAGGCGGGCCGGGCCTCAACGGCGGTTCCCACAAAGTTGGCTGCCTTACCTTGCCGATGTCCTCGGGCAATACCGACCGGCAGATCCAGTTCATCCAGGACCTGCATTCCACCATTCTCTGCTGCACGCCGTCCTATGCGGCTTACATCGCGGAAACCTTCCAGGACAAGGGCATCCCGCCGGAGGAGATCAGCCTCAAGGCCGGCATCTTCGGCGCGGAAGCCTGGACCGAGGAGATGCGTCGCGATATCGAGCAGAAGCTCGGCATCAAGGCTTACGACATCTATGGACTCACCGAGCTTTCCGGGCCGGGCGTTTCATTTGAATGCTCCGAGCAGACCGGCATGCACATCAACGAGGATCACTTCATCGCGGAAATCATCGACCCGGTCACCGGGGAGGTGCTCCCGGACGGCGAGAAGGGCGAATTGGTTTTCACCAGCATCACCAAAAAGGCCTTCCCAATGATCCGTTACCGTACCCGCGACATCTGCGTGCTGAATCACAAAGAGTGCTCCTGCGGGCGCACCCATGTCAAGATGTCCAAACCCATGGGCCGCAGCGACGACATGCTGATTATTCGCGGTGTCAATGTGTTCCCGTCCCAGATCGAGACGGTGCTCTTAAACCACGGCTATCCCGCGAACTATCAGATCCTGGTTGACCGTGTGCGCAACAGCGATACGCTCGACGTCAATGTCGAGATGACCCAGGAAATGTTCAACGATACGGTGAAAGGGATCGCTTCGCGCGAGCGCGAGCTGGTGGAAAGCCTCAAATCGATGCTGGGCATCCATGCCAACGTCCATCTGGTTTCTCCGAAAACGATCGAGCGCAGCGAAGGAAAAGCAAAACGCGTTATCGACAAACGGCATCTCGTGTGA
- a CDS encoding PqqD family protein gives MAKKAQQNLLDFIPTRAFSFQQQENGLVTVTVPHTGFFDRLAQLLFHKPTQSLISLDEFGSFIWLQIDGQRTVYEIGLLVQKQFGKAAEPLFERLSTFFITLRQNRFITWK, from the coding sequence ATGGCAAAAAAAGCACAGCAGAACCTTCTGGATTTTATCCCGACCCGCGCCTTTTCCTTTCAGCAGCAGGAGAATGGACTGGTCACGGTCACCGTCCCTCACACCGGTTTTTTTGACAGGCTTGCGCAACTTCTGTTTCATAAGCCCACGCAAAGCCTGATCAGTCTCGACGAATTCGGCTCCTTTATCTGGCTGCAGATCGACGGGCAGCGCACGGTCTATGAAATCGGGCTGCTCGTACAAAAACAGTTTGGGAAAGCCGCCGAGCCGCTTTTTGAACGTCTTTCCACCTTTTTTATCACCCTCAGGCAGAATCGCTTCATCACCTGGAAATAA
- a CDS encoding YbaK/EbsC family protein has translation MSIEKVKAYFATVGREGDVLEFPVSSATVELAAQAAGVIPARIAKTLSFKRHEDGCILIVMAGDARIDNSKFKQEFSIKAKMLSPDEVIAYTGCSVGGVCPFAIENEGVEVYLDISLKRFDTVFPSAGSSNSAIELSCEELFEYSKALKWIDVCKDWQE, from the coding sequence GTGTCTATCGAAAAGGTAAAAGCTTATTTTGCCACGGTCGGCCGGGAAGGGGATGTTTTGGAATTCCCGGTTTCCAGTGCAACAGTGGAATTGGCGGCGCAGGCCGCAGGCGTCATCCCGGCTCGGATTGCCAAAACCCTGTCCTTTAAGCGGCATGAGGATGGTTGCATCCTCATTGTCATGGCCGGAGATGCGCGCATCGATAACAGCAAGTTCAAACAGGAATTTTCGATCAAGGCAAAGATGCTTTCCCCGGATGAGGTGATCGCTTATACAGGCTGTTCGGTGGGCGGTGTCTGTCCGTTTGCCATTGAGAACGAAGGTGTGGAGGTTTACCTCGACATTTCTCTCAAACGGTTTGATACGGTTTTCCCATCCGCAGGCAGTAGCAATTCCGCAATTGAGCTTTCCTGCGAGGAGCTGTTCGAGTATTCCAAGGCACTCAAGTGGATTGACGTCTGTAAGGATTGGCAGGAATAA
- a CDS encoding ACT domain-containing protein, translated as MAKPVKQLSIFVENQPGRTAEICNILAEHDIDIRALSLADTTNFGIMRLIVNHPSRAESVLKEQGYTVSQTNVIAVGIDDKPGGLAIALNVLRDADIAVEYIYAFVSRSEKTAFVILRVEDNAVAIEALQAKGVRILAGEEIY; from the coding sequence ATGGCAAAGCCAGTGAAACAGTTATCGATCTTTGTGGAGAACCAGCCCGGAAGAACGGCGGAGATTTGCAATATTCTTGCCGAGCATGATATTGACATCCGTGCGCTTTCGCTTGCCGATACCACCAATTTCGGCATCATGCGGCTGATTGTCAACCACCCTTCCCGCGCGGAGTCCGTGCTCAAGGAGCAGGGATATACCGTTTCCCAGACCAACGTCATCGCGGTGGGCATTGACGACAAGCCCGGCGGTCTGGCAATCGCGCTCAATGTACTGCGGGACGCGGACATTGCCGTCGAGTATATCTACGCATTTGTTTCCCGCTCGGAAAAAACGGCGTTTGTCATCCTTCGTGTGGAGGACAATGCGGTTGCAATTGAGGCGCTGCAGGCAAAAGGTGTGCGGATCCTCGCGGGCGAAGAGATCTACTGA
- a CDS encoding OPT family oligopeptide transporter has protein sequence MPEFTFTSVLLGCLLAVVFGAANAYLGLRVGITVAASIPAAVISMGVLRGIMKKDSILENNMVQTIGSAGESVAAGAIFTLPALFMWMNEWGYDVGPSQIGIFLIALSGGVLGVLFMIPLRRALIVRDHGVLPYPEGTACSEVLLAGEEGGSKASTVFAGMGIGALYKLFADGLNIFPSRVYFESTVRYKGAAVGVDVMPALLGVGYICGPKVSSYIFSGGILSWLIIMPLISLFGGDTVIFPASMSIADMSATNIWENYIRYIGAAAIATAGIITLLKLAPLLLRTFARAIKGYFGYGEQQSGLRTDDDLPMRYCVVGIIVTIMVVWISPAVPVTLVGSLIIVVFGFFSAAVSSRLVGLIGSSNNPISGIGLVTLLFSALLLKVFGDTGPSGMVGAIEISSVICIIVAIAGDTSQDLKTGYILGATPRKQQIGELIGVLVSALTIGSVLYLLNAAWGGFGKVDLPAPQAMLMKMLVEGVMNGNLPWSLIFAGIGITIVVALLGIPVLPFAVGLYLPIYLSMPIMIGGLVRLWLERRRLRQEETRKTAIDNGILYTSGMIAGEGLLGVLLAICAIIPMTVDGAASTFAAFLDISDRFTLGSIGSLCFFALLILALLRSTAWKKDKIVK, from the coding sequence ATGCCCGAGTTTACCTTCACATCGGTGCTGCTTGGCTGCCTGCTCGCTGTCGTGTTCGGCGCCGCGAATGCCTATCTCGGCCTGCGTGTCGGCATCACCGTCGCCGCTTCGATCCCCGCGGCGGTCATCTCGATGGGCGTGTTGCGGGGTATCATGAAAAAGGACTCGATCCTTGAGAATAACATGGTTCAGACGATCGGCTCGGCTGGCGAATCAGTCGCGGCGGGCGCGATCTTCACCCTCCCCGCCCTGTTCATGTGGATGAACGAATGGGGCTATGATGTGGGGCCATCCCAGATCGGTATTTTTCTGATCGCGCTTTCCGGCGGTGTGCTGGGCGTGCTGTTCATGATCCCGCTGCGTCGCGCGCTCATCGTACGCGACCATGGCGTGCTCCCTTACCCGGAAGGCACCGCCTGCTCCGAAGTGCTGCTCGCTGGCGAGGAAGGCGGATCGAAAGCCTCCACTGTTTTTGCCGGCATGGGGATCGGCGCGCTTTACAAGCTGTTTGCCGATGGACTCAATATCTTCCCGAGCCGCGTCTATTTTGAAAGCACCGTCCGATATAAAGGCGCTGCCGTCGGCGTCGACGTGATGCCCGCGCTGCTTGGCGTTGGTTATATCTGCGGCCCGAAGGTTTCCTCCTACATATTTTCGGGCGGCATACTCAGCTGGCTCATCATTATGCCGCTCATCTCGCTGTTCGGCGGGGATACGGTCATTTTCCCGGCCAGCATGTCGATTGCGGACATGTCCGCCACCAATATATGGGAAAATTATATTCGTTATATTGGCGCGGCTGCCATCGCTACCGCCGGAATCATCACATTGCTCAAACTCGCACCCCTGCTGCTGCGCACCTTTGCCCGCGCGATCAAAGGTTATTTCGGTTATGGCGAGCAGCAAAGCGGCCTGCGTACCGACGACGACCTGCCGATGCGCTACTGTGTTGTGGGGATCATCGTCACCATTATGGTTGTATGGATTTCACCCGCGGTTCCGGTCACATTGGTCGGTTCGCTGATTATCGTTGTTTTCGGATTTTTCTCTGCGGCGGTTTCCTCCCGGCTGGTCGGCTTGATCGGTTCGTCCAATAACCCGATTTCCGGGATCGGCTTGGTGACGCTTCTGTTCTCAGCGCTGCTGCTCAAAGTCTTTGGGGATACCGGGCCGAGCGGAATGGTTGGAGCGATCGAAATCTCCTCGGTCATCTGCATCATTGTGGCAATCGCCGGCGATACTTCGCAGGACCTCAAAACCGGTTATATCCTCGGCGCAACCCCGCGCAAGCAGCAGATAGGCGAGCTCATCGGGGTGCTGGTGTCCGCGCTCACCATTGGCAGCGTGTTATACTTGCTCAATGCCGCCTGGGGCGGTTTCGGCAAGGTTGACCTGCCAGCTCCGCAGGCGATGCTTATGAAAATGCTGGTCGAAGGTGTCATGAATGGAAACCTTCCATGGTCGCTCATCTTCGCCGGAATTGGGATCACCATTGTAGTAGCCTTGCTGGGAATTCCTGTTCTGCCGTTTGCGGTCGGTCTTTATCTGCCGATTTACCTGTCCATGCCGATCATGATCGGCGGCCTTGTTCGCCTGTGGCTGGAGCGCCGCCGGCTGCGGCAGGAGGAAACCCGCAAGACGGCGATTGACAACGGCATCCTCTATACATCCGGTATGATCGCCGGGGAAGGACTTTTGGGGGTGTTGCTTGCAATCTGCGCCATCATCCCGATGACAGTGGACGGGGCCGCATCCACATTTGCCGCTTTCCTCGATATCTCCGACCGGTTCACCCTGGGCAGTATTGGAAGCCTTTGTTTCTTTGCGCTGCTGATTCTGGCGCTTCTGCGGAGTACGGCCTGGAAAAAGGATAAAATTGTAAAGTAA
- a CDS encoding phenylacetate--CoA ligase family protein codes for MIFNKEAETMSRSGIEALQLERLKRLVRYCYDNVKLYHDRFDAIGLDPDKFRTLSDIQYIPPTTKADLRDTYPFGMFAVPKKEVVRIHASSGTTGNPTVVGYTRNDLEMWSEIMARIIAAANVTDEDIAQICFGYGLFTGALGLHYGLEKIGAAVVPSSSGNSEKQIKLMKDFGTTTLIATPSYALYLGELAHEMGYQLSDFKLRIGLFGSEGCTPEMRAKIEKKLGLFATDNYGMSELVGPGVSGECEYRDGLHINEDHFLTEVVDPETLEAKAEGEVGELVITTLTKEALPLLRYRTRDLSRVVYTPCKCGRTTARMDKVMGRSDDMLKIKGVNVFPSQIESVLMPIAQISPHYMLYVRHEGYTDTLEVKVELIDGSLLERYSDLEKLTQDIRHKLRTVLGIDAKVTLVEPKTIERFAGKAKRVVDLR; via the coding sequence ATGATTTTCAACAAAGAAGCGGAAACAATGTCTCGCAGCGGCATCGAAGCGCTCCAGCTCGAGCGCCTGAAGCGTCTTGTCCGATACTGCTATGACAATGTGAAGCTTTATCACGACCGGTTCGACGCGATCGGGCTGGATCCCGATAAATTCCGAACTCTCTCCGATATCCAGTATATCCCGCCGACAACCAAGGCCGACCTGCGTGACACTTATCCGTTCGGAATGTTTGCCGTTCCCAAAAAGGAGGTTGTACGCATCCATGCCTCCTCCGGCACCACCGGCAACCCGACCGTCGTCGGCTACACAAGGAATGACCTCGAAATGTGGAGCGAAATCATGGCGCGCATTATCGCCGCGGCCAACGTAACCGATGAGGATATTGCCCAGATCTGTTTCGGCTACGGCCTGTTTACCGGCGCGCTTGGCCTGCATTACGGACTCGAGAAGATTGGAGCAGCGGTTGTGCCGTCTTCCTCCGGCAACTCGGAAAAGCAGATCAAGCTGATGAAGGATTTTGGCACCACTACCCTGATCGCTACCCCCAGTTATGCGCTTTATCTTGGGGAGCTTGCGCATGAGATGGGCTATCAGCTTTCGGACTTCAAACTGCGTATCGGGCTTTTCGGCTCGGAGGGCTGCACCCCTGAAATGCGCGCCAAGATCGAAAAGAAGCTCGGGCTTTTCGCCACCGACAACTACGGTATGAGCGAGCTGGTCGGGCCGGGGGTCTCGGGCGAATGTGAATATCGCGACGGTTTACATATCAATGAGGATCATTTCCTGACCGAAGTGGTCGATCCCGAAACGCTTGAAGCAAAGGCGGAAGGGGAGGTCGGCGAGCTGGTCATCACGACCCTCACCAAGGAAGCGCTGCCGCTCCTGCGCTACCGTACCCGTGACCTTTCACGCGTCGTTTATACGCCCTGCAAATGCGGGCGGACCACCGCGCGCATGGATAAGGTCATGGGCCGCAGTGACGACATGCTCAAAATCAAGGGCGTCAATGTGTTCCCGTCCCAGATTGAAAGCGTGCTGATGCCGATTGCGCAGATCAGCCCGCATTACATGCTCTATGTCCGGCACGAAGGCTATACCGACACACTCGAAGTCAAGGTCGAGCTGATCGACGGCAGCCTGCTCGAACGGTATTCCGATCTGGAGAAGCTCACCCAGGATATCCGCCACAAGCTGCGCACGGTGCTCGGCATCGATGCGAAGGTCACGCTCGTTGAACCCAAGACGATTGAACGCTTCGCAGGCAAGGCAAAACGCGTGGTGGACCTCAGATAG
- the iorA gene encoding indolepyruvate ferredoxin oxidoreductase subunit alpha: MKQLMLGNQAVARGLYEAGCRVVSSYPGTPSTEISEFVSTYEEVYAEWAPNEKVACEVALGASFGGARSFCAMKHVGLNVAADPLFTASYTGVNGGFIIGVADDQGMHSSQNEQDSRHYAVSAKLPLVEPADSQECVDYVKAAYEISETYDTPVIFRTCTRVAHSQSIVELSERVERPLKTYEKNPKKYVMMPGNAIGRHVFVEERMRRLAEFAETTPLNRVEMNDPKIGIVTAGICYQYVKEAFPDASILKLGLINPLPVKLIADFAAKVERLYVVEELDPVIETHLRVHNIPVAGGKELTGLLGELSQRKVAAAFGKAVPAPEGFGEPVPVRPPVLCPGCPHRGLFYTLGKLKVMVSGDIGCYTLGAMPPLGAMDTTICMGASISGLHGFNTARGGDSAKKSVAVIGDSTFMHSGITGLIDITYNRGNSTVIVLDNSITGMTGHQQNPTTGLTLKNQPTPQVSIEKICEAAGVKRIRVVDPNELQELEAVIKEELAADEPSVIIARRPCALLKYVKHNPPLAIDQDKCKNCKMCMKIGCPAISATSGKVVIDDTLCVGCDLCKKMCGFGAIKSTAEVAK, encoded by the coding sequence TTGAAACAGTTGATGTTGGGCAACCAGGCGGTTGCCAGAGGGCTTTACGAAGCCGGATGCAGGGTCGTTTCGAGTTATCCGGGCACCCCGTCCACCGAAATCAGCGAATTTGTCAGTACCTATGAAGAGGTTTACGCCGAATGGGCTCCGAACGAGAAGGTAGCCTGCGAGGTCGCGCTCGGTGCGTCGTTCGGCGGCGCGCGTTCCTTCTGCGCCATGAAGCATGTGGGACTTAACGTCGCGGCCGACCCGCTGTTCACCGCGTCGTATACCGGCGTGAACGGCGGCTTTATCATCGGCGTGGCTGATGACCAGGGGATGCACTCCTCACAAAACGAGCAGGATTCCCGCCACTATGCGGTGTCCGCCAAACTGCCGCTGGTCGAACCCGCCGATTCGCAGGAGTGTGTCGATTATGTGAAGGCAGCGTATGAAATTTCCGAAACGTACGACACGCCGGTCATCTTCCGCACCTGCACCCGTGTCGCGCATTCCCAAAGCATTGTGGAGCTTTCCGAGCGTGTGGAGCGGCCGCTCAAAACCTATGAAAAGAACCCGAAAAAATATGTCATGATGCCCGGCAACGCGATTGGACGGCATGTATTTGTGGAAGAACGGATGCGCAGGCTCGCGGAATTCGCCGAAACCACGCCGCTCAATCGGGTGGAAATGAACGATCCGAAAATCGGCATCGTCACCGCCGGCATCTGCTACCAGTATGTGAAAGAGGCCTTTCCGGATGCGAGCATTCTGAAGCTCGGACTGATTAATCCCTTGCCGGTAAAGTTGATCGCGGATTTTGCCGCGAAAGTTGAGAGACTCTATGTTGTGGAAGAACTCGACCCGGTCATCGAAACCCACCTGCGCGTACATAACATCCCGGTAGCGGGCGGCAAGGAACTCACCGGACTGCTCGGCGAACTTTCCCAGCGCAAGGTTGCGGCGGCGTTCGGCAAGGCGGTTCCCGCGCCGGAAGGTTTTGGCGAGCCGGTGCCGGTGCGCCCTCCGGTGCTCTGCCCGGGCTGCCCGCACAGAGGGCTCTTCTATACGCTTGGCAAGCTGAAGGTGATGGTCAGCGGTGACATCGGCTGCTACACGCTTGGCGCAATGCCGCCGCTCGGCGCGATGGACACCACCATATGCATGGGCGCTTCGATCTCCGGTCTGCACGGCTTCAATACCGCGCGCGGCGGTGATTCCGCGAAAAAATCGGTCGCGGTCATCGGTGACAGCACCTTTATGCATTCCGGAATCACCGGGCTCATCGATATCACCTATAACCGCGGCAATTCGACCGTGATCGTGCTCGACAATTCGATCACCGGCATGACCGGACATCAGCAGAACCCGACCACCGGGCTCACACTCAAAAACCAGCCGACCCCGCAGGTTTCGATTGAGAAGATCTGCGAGGCGGCGGGTGTTAAGCGCATCCGTGTTGTCGATCCAAACGAGCTTCAGGAGCTCGAAGCGGTCATCAAAGAGGAACTTGCGGCCGACGAGCCCTCGGTCATCATCGCCCGGAGGCCATGCGCACTCTTAAAATACGTTAAGCATAACCCGCCGCTTGCGATCGACCAGGACAAATGCAAAAACTGCAAAATGTGCATGAAGATCGGATGCCCGGCTATCAGCGCCACCAGCGGCAAGGTCGTCATTGACGATACACTTTGCGTCGGCTGCGACCTTTGTAAAAAGATGTGCGGCTTCGGCGCGATTAAATCTACCGCGGAGGTGGCGAAATAA
- a CDS encoding indolepyruvate oxidoreductase subunit beta, whose amino-acid sequence MSNVKSIMIVGVGGQGSLLASKLMGNVLMAQGFDVKVSEVHGMAQRGGSVVTYVKYGDKVYSPVIAEGEADVIVSFEKLEAARWLPFLKEGGKLIVNDQEIDPMPVITGVMPYPTEIFEKLTAKGVQLVALDALKLAHEAGSAKAVNVVLIGVLSSMLDFSDEVWQRTIEKTVPAKFLELNKKAFALGRSYKG is encoded by the coding sequence ATGTCGAATGTAAAAAGTATTATGATTGTCGGCGTCGGTGGGCAGGGTTCACTGCTCGCCAGTAAGCTCATGGGCAATGTGCTCATGGCGCAGGGCTTTGATGTGAAGGTTTCCGAGGTGCACGGTATGGCTCAGCGCGGCGGTTCGGTTGTCACCTATGTCAAATATGGAGACAAGGTCTATTCGCCGGTCATTGCGGAAGGCGAAGCGGACGTCATTGTTTCGTTCGAGAAGCTTGAAGCCGCCCGCTGGCTGCCCTTCCTCAAGGAAGGCGGCAAACTGATCGTCAACGACCAGGAAATTGACCCGATGCCGGTCATAACCGGTGTGATGCCTTATCCCACAGAAATCTTTGAGAAGCTCACGGCAAAAGGGGTGCAGCTCGTGGCGCTCGACGCTTTGAAGCTCGCGCATGAAGCGGGCAGCGCCAAAGCGGTCAATGTCGTGCTGATCGGCGTGCTCTCGTCAATGCTGGACTTCTCGGATGAAGTCTGGCAGCGGACGATCGAAAAGACCGTCCCGGCAAAGTTCCTTGAACTCAATAAAAAGGCGTTTGCGCTTGGCCGCAGTTACAAAGGTTAA
- a CDS encoding aldo/keto reductase — MQEVSLNNGVKIPQFGLGVFKTPEGEQTVSAVKWALEAGYRHIDTAKVYGNEKGVGLGIQESKVPREEIFLTTKLWNDDIRAGRTREAFAESLAALQTDYVDLYLIHWPADGYERAWAVMEELYQEGKIKAIGVSNFQKRHLECLEKTAKIAPAVNQIEAHPYFSNQELIDYCKARRIVVEAYRPLGGTGGNLLEDETLRALAQKYERTPAQIALRWAIQRDTVVLAKSIHQERIVSNMKIFDFVLSDTDMETIDGLNRNTRLGSDPDNFNF; from the coding sequence ATGCAGGAAGTTTCACTGAATAATGGCGTGAAAATCCCACAGTTCGGTCTGGGCGTTTTTAAGACGCCGGAAGGCGAACAAACGGTCAGCGCGGTGAAATGGGCTTTGGAAGCCGGTTATCGCCATATTGACACCGCAAAGGTCTATGGAAATGAGAAAGGTGTCGGCCTGGGAATCCAGGAGAGCAAAGTCCCCCGGGAAGAGATCTTCCTCACGACTAAGCTTTGGAACGATGATATCCGCGCGGGGCGCACCCGGGAAGCGTTTGCAGAAAGTCTCGCGGCGTTACAGACCGACTATGTGGATCTGTATCTGATCCACTGGCCTGCGGATGGTTATGAAAGGGCCTGGGCGGTTATGGAGGAGCTTTATCAGGAAGGCAAGATCAAAGCTATCGGCGTGAGCAATTTCCAGAAACGGCATTTGGAATGCCTGGAGAAAACCGCGAAGATCGCGCCCGCCGTCAACCAGATTGAGGCGCATCCGTATTTCAGCAACCAGGAGCTGATCGATTACTGCAAAGCCAGAAGGATCGTGGTGGAGGCTTACCGCCCGCTCGGCGGAACCGGGGGAAATCTGCTGGAGGATGAAACGCTGCGTGCGCTCGCCCAAAAGTATGAAAGGACGCCGGCGCAGATCGCTTTGCGCTGGGCGATTCAGCGCGATACCGTCGTGCTGGCCAAATCGATCCACCAGGAGCGGATCGTCTCAAACATGAAGATTTTCGATTTCGTGCTTTCGGATACCGATATGGAGACCATTGACGGTCTCAACCGCAACACCCGCCTGGGTTCGGACCCGGACAATTTCAATTTCTGA